One region of Oryza glaberrima chromosome 7, OglaRS2, whole genome shotgun sequence genomic DNA includes:
- the LOC127778589 gene encoding U3 small nucleolar RNA-associated protein 18 homolog: MSLISQNPIQKRRLETIEADDDSDEGLGSPVAAGAEDGNETKSEKRKKEKKRKKAKALEALEEKENKEREEMKLLESSLFGSLYAPPQFGTEVEAVDPDKGVPSFFMDRSGGDGEDDLPVYDEGLSSEDEGDDMVGRERKPAWVDEEEVTEVDISKVARLRKLRKEGDERVISGKEYEARLRGQHAKLNRFAGWADLDRKAPLPGSSHNESDEEGRVDDILRNNDELVVKDNAKLLPDMLGFSRLVDANAQEPSSGPINSVQFHRNGQLMLVAGLDKHLRFFQIDGKRNPKIQSIFIEDCPVHKAAFLPDGSEVILSGRRKFFYSFDLVNAAVSKIGPLTGREEKSLEHFEISPDSKTIAFIGNEGYILLISSKTKQLIGTLKMNGNVRSLAFADGGNQLLSSGGDGHVYHWDLRTRKCIHKGTDEGSLAGISLCTSPDSSLFATGSTSGIVNVYKRDDFLGGKRKPLKTIENLTTEIGEMKFNHDAQVLAISSRKERNGMRLVHVPSLTVFQNWPGPRFSLHYPRCLDFSPGSGFLSVGHAGGKVLLYKLHHYQNA, translated from the coding sequence ATGAGTTTGATATCGCAGAATCCCATTCAGAAGCGCCGACTGGAGACAATTGAAGCTGATGATGATAGTGACGAGGGATTAGGCTCTCCTGTTGCTGCCGGAGCTGAGGATGGGAATGAAACCAAGTCGGAGAAGCgcaaaaaggagaagaagcgGAAGAAGGCCAAGGCGCTGGAGGCgcttgaggagaaggagaacaaggagagggaggagatgaAGCTGCTAGAGAGCTCCCTGTTTGGTTCCCTCTATGCGCCGCCTCAGTTTGGCACTGAGGTTGAGGCTGTGGATCCTGACAAGGGTGTGCCTTCATTCTTCATGGATAGGtctggtggtgatggtgaggaTGATTTGCCCGTCTATGACGAGGGCTTGTCCAGTGAAGACGAGGGGGATGACATGGTTGGCAGGGAGAGGAAGCCTGCATgggtggatgaggaggaggtgaCTGAGGTGGACATTTCGAAGGTGGCAAGGTTGAGGAAGTTGAGAAAGGAGGGTGATGAGCGTGTGATCTCAGGGAAAGAGTATGAGGCTAGGTTGCGTGGTCAACATGCCAAGCTGAACCGCTTCGCTGGTTGGGCTGACTTGGACCGTAAAGCTCCTCTTCCTGGGTCGTCTCACAATGAATCTGATGAAGAGGGCAGAGTTGATGATATTCTTCGGAATAATGATGAGCTTGTTGTCAAGGATAATGCTAAGCTCTTACCTGACATGCTAGGGTTCTCAAGACTTGTAGATGCAAATGCCCAGGAACCATCTAGCGGCCCTATCAATTCAGTGCAGTTTCACAGGAATGGGCAACTTATGCTTGTTGCTGGTTTGGACAAGCATCTGAGATTTTTCCAGATTGATGGGAAGAGAAACCCCAAGATCCAGAGCATATTTATTGAGGACTGCCCTGTTCACAAGGCCGCATTTCTGCCTGATGGTTCTGAGGTTATCCTTTCAGGCAGGAGGAAGTTCTTCTACTCATTTGATCTGGTGAATGCTGCTGTTAGTAAGATTGGACCCTTAACAGGACGTGAGGAGAAAAGCCTAGAACACTTTGAGATATCACCCGATTCAAAGACCATTGCATTCATTGGTAATGAGGGGTACATTCTTTTGATTTCTTCCAAAACAAAGCAGCTCATTGGAACCCTCAAGATGAATGGGAATGTGCGTTCATTGGCTTTTGCTGATGGTGGGAATCAGCTACTAAGCAGTGGTGGTGATGGCCATGTGTACCACTGGGATCTCAGGACAAGGAAGTGTATCCACAAGGGTACCGATGAGGGTTCCTTGGCAGGCATTTCGCTTTGCACTTCACCCGACAGCTCTCTGTTTGCCACAGGCTCCACCAGCGGCATTGTGAATGTGTACAAGAGGGATGATTTTCTGGGCGGGAAGAGGAAGCCACTGAAGACGATCGAGAACCTCACAACCGAGATCGGTGAAATGAAGTTCAACCATGATGCCCAGGTTCTGGCGATAAGCTCGAGAAAGGAGAGGAACGGGATGAGGCTTGTGCACGTCCCATCCCTCACCGTGTTCCAGAACTGGCCAGGGCCTCGGTTCAGCCTCCACTACCCACGGTGCTTGGACTTCAGCCCGGGCAGCGGGTTTTTGTCCGTCGGACATGCTGGTGGAAAGGTTTTGCTGTATAAGCTGCACCACTACCAAAATGCCTAA